The following are encoded together in the Macadamia integrifolia cultivar HAES 741 chromosome 10, SCU_Mint_v3, whole genome shotgun sequence genome:
- the LOC122091472 gene encoding homeobox protein LUMINIDEPENDENS-like, whose product MMEVSKENSKDAFMEIDIGNSVESFQKLLESQKVLFHSQVDQLQKIVVTQCNLTGVNPLAQEMAAGALSIKIGKRPRDLLNPKAVKYMQAVFSIKDTISKKESREISALCGVTVTQVREFFSGQRSRVRKLVRLSKEKVVRSKATGDGCSTASDTAMSIDQVPLNSVEAKTVEEIPSCSLQEEALPDIDNSDKYFLENIFNLMRKEQTFSGQVKLMEWILQIQNSSVLSWFLTKDGLMILTTWLSQASLEEQTTVLLVIFKVLCHLPLHKALPIHMSAILQTVNRLRFYRTSDISNRARVLLSRWSKIFVRSQVLKRPTCINSSNTAQKEMIQKQRSGEILSDEAWQSKVDIPDEILALTFESSENPRNSDPPRTLKLLPASADDPNRRYVQNVPSQTRVRRKVQLVEHPGQKTSTRSLQVARAVPAKQSRPMSADDIQKAKMRAHFMQSKYGNIGSSSTDGQRQKTEDPMKPYASQRGNLPSASKTLHRPKIEEDTNFAALASTTSSKLEDPIKPMASLDHQKSSQEKFRRDQISWQIPPEMRINSMWRIGTGEKSKEVEFQFERLRREKETFYNSNQEIPRNPKEPWDLEIDYDDTLTPVIPTEQPPDADATEPGNSSAAATNQECRLLPAATSNGCAPEPDLELLAVLLKNPELVFALTSGQGGNLSSAETVRLLDMIKASGIGLPGILSGMSGKAEEKVEVTSLPSPTPISDHIMSGWRSEAGSDRFSQASSAAYSDVPVTSTIPSLGKLPLTGSVQTQMPSTIPPSGNLPLTGSVQTQMPSTSFSSLQIPTTMANRVPQQLQAAFQLVSSQQITGAVFPEKQTITLSQQSPTMNQFSLKSESVEFGQMQNVKPATVSIVLNPPKSRPPIALHPLPALLPNPPRPNPPLLPTPPPYQPQHTRWPPNTNAAASGKQTSRNVGQFSATNLHFHANQDNYNGIPNSYGHRDNGYVGEPELEMWSPERSPERSPSYQSGWGFSEPRSVYGWNSRPDRSRQRNSGYRERRNGRRWRRQ is encoded by the exons ATGATGGAGGTGTCAAAGGAGAATTCGAAGGATGCTTTCATGGAAATAGACATCGGGAACTCTGTGGAGTCCTTTCAGAAGCTTTTAGAATCTCAGAAAGTGCTTTTTCATAGCCAGGTCGATCAGCTTCAGAAGATTGTTGTAACGCAATGCAATCTCACTGGTGTAAATCCTCTGGCTCAAGAAATG GCGGCTGGTGCACTGTCGATTAAAATTG GGAAAAGACCAAGAGATTTGCTAAACCCTAAGGCTGTAAAATATATGCAAGCAGTCTTTTCTATTAAAGATACGATTAGCAAGAAGGAATCTCGTGAGATCAGCGCTCTTTGTGGTGTTACTGTTACACAG GTTCGAGAATTCTTTTCTGGTCAGCGTTCGAGAGTGAGAAAGCTTGTCCGATTGTCAAAGGAGAAGGTGGTTAGGTCTAAGGCAACCGGGGATGGGTGCTCAACTGCTTCTGATACTGCCATGTCTATCGATCAAGTTCCTTTGAATTCTGTGGAGGCTAAGACTGTTGAAGAAATCCCCTCCTGCTCATTACAGGAGGAAGCTCTACCTGACATAGACAACTCTGACAAATATTTCCTTGAGAATATTTTCAATTTGATGAGGAAAGAGCAAACATTCTCCGGGCAGGTGAAGCTGATGGAGTGGATCCTGCAGATACAAAATTCTTCAGTTTTATCTTG GTTTTTAACTAAAGATGGTCTGATGATTTTAACAACATGGTTGAGCCAAGCATCTTTGGAGGAACAGACAACTGTTCTCCTTGTCATATTTAAG GTTCTTTGTCACCTGCCATTACATAAAGCTTTGCCTATTCATATGTCTGCCATTTTACAAACTGTGAACAGATTGCGCTTTTATAGGACATCAG ACATATCAAACAGGGCAAGAGTTCTGTTATCAAGGTGGAGCAAAATATTTGTGAGAAGTCAAGTTTTGAAGAGACCCACTTGTATAAATTCCTCAAATACTGCACAGAAAGAGATGATTCAGAAGCAGAG GAGCGGTGAAATTCTCAGTGATGAGGCTTGGCAGTCAAAAGTTGATATTCCT GACGAGATTCTTGCCCTCACTTTTGAGAGTTCAGAAAATCCCAG GAACTCAGATCCTCCCAGGACACTGAAACTGCTCCCTGCATCTGCTGATGATCCAAACAGAAGATACGTTCAAAATGTGCCTTCAC AAACAAGAGTACGCAGAAAAGTTCAATTAGTCGAACACCCAGGGCAGAAAACAAGCACCAGAAGCCTGCAGGTTGCGAGGGCAGTGCCTGCGAAGCAAAGCCGTCCAATGTCAGCTGATGATATACAGAAAGCCAAAATGCGTGCTCATTTCATGCAGAGCAAGTATGGCAATATTGGTTCATCTTCTACTGATGGCCAGAGACAGAAGACTGAAGATCCAATGAAACCATATGCTTCTCAGAGAGGCAATTTGCCTTCAGCATCTAAAACACTTCATAGGCCAAAAATTGAGGAAGATACTAATTTTGCTGCACTTGCCTCGACAACTTCCAGCAAATTAGAAGATCCAATTAAACCAATGGCAAGCTTGGACCACCAGAAATCCTCGCAGGAGAAGTTTAGGAGGGATCAAATCTCATGGCAGATACCTCCAG AGATGAGGATCAACAGTATGTGGAGAATTGGCACAGGGGAGAAGAGCAAAGAAGTTGAATTTCAGTTTGAGAGGTTAAGACGGGAGAAGGAAACCTTTTACAATAGTAATCAGGAAATTCCGCGTAATCCCAAGGAACCATGGGACCTAGAGATTGATTATGATGACACCTTGACCCCGGTAATACCAACTGAACAGCCGCCGGATGCCGATGCTACAGA ACCAGGGAACAGTAGTGCAGCTGCAACTAATCAGGAATGTCGCCTCCTTCCGGCTGCAACTAGTAATGGTTGTGCTCCTGAACCGGATCTTGAGTTGCTTGCTGTGCTTTTGAAGAACCCAGAACTGGTTTTTGCCTTGACTTCTGGCCAAGGTGGTAACTTATCTAGTGCAGAGACAGTGAGGCTTCTCGATATGATTAAGGCTAGTGGGATTGGTTTACCTGGGATTTTAAGTGGGATGAGTGGAAAGGCTGAAGAGAAGGTGGAAGTGACATCTCTTCCATCACCGACTCCTATATCAGATCATATAATG AGTGGATGGAGATCTGAAGCTGGTAGTGATCGTTTCTCACAGGCTAGTTCAGCAGCTTACAGTGACGTGCCTGTGACTTCTACCATCCCTTCCTTGGGAAAGCTCCCTCTTACTGGTTCTGTGCAGACCCAAATGCCAAGCACCATCCCTCCCTCGGGAAATCTCCCTCTTACTGGTTCTGTGCAGACCCAAATGCCAAGCACTTCCTTTTCGTCACTGCAGATACCTACGACAATGGCTAATCGAGTGCCCCAACAACTGCAAGCAGCATTTCAGCTAGTCTCATCTCAGCAGATTACTGGTGCTGTGTTTCCTGAGAAACAAACAATAACTCTAAGCCAACAATCTCCCACCATGAATCAGTTCTCACTGAAGAGTGAATCAGTAGAGTTTGGGCAAATGCAAAATGTGAAGCCTGCAACTGTATCAATTGTTCTGAACCCACCAAAATCGAGGCCTCCCATTGCTTTGCATCCTTTGCCAGCTTTATTGCCGAATccaccaagaccaaacccaccTCTGTTACCAACCCCTCCACCCTATCAGCCTCAGCACACCAGATGGCCTCCCAATACAAATGCAGCTGCTTCTGGGAAGCAGACTTCtaggaatgttgggcagttttCTGCAACAAATCTCCATTTCCATGCTAACCAAGACAATTATAATGGAATTCCAAACTCATATGGCCATCGCGACAATGGGTATGTGGGTGAGCCAGAGCTAGAGATGTGGAGTCCAGAGAGGAGTCCAGAGAGGTCCCCATCATATCAATCTGGGTGGGGATTTTCTGAACCCAGAAGTGTTTATGGCTGGAATTCTAGACCTGATCGGTCAAGGCAGCGGAATTCTGGGTACAGGGAACGTAGGAATGGGAGAAGATGGCGAAGGCAGTGA
- the LOC122091521 gene encoding uncharacterized protein LOC122091521, with the protein MGQVLRRSSGRGQSWSPEAAPTSVSNAKKNVEHQRPPVVPIDSTESGDGGATGAPDSVDVSRVNTDNVLEYRDPQYDTMLSQMVGRIRSKPGGKLEMDEAFVVERYNRPLPKLRDTKPGSGQYEENSVPPGTLNVAQLRQIILLHEGKADVHDGPMDIDQIAKKFRVETLEIQRILQFLSLPPEDSSKEKDRL; encoded by the exons ATGGGGCAGGTCTTGCGCCGATCATCAGGGCGAGGCCAGAGTTGGAGCCCCGAAGCAGCGCCCACATCGGTTTCGAATGCGAAGAAGAATGTCGAGCACCAGCGGCCACCGGTGGTTCCTATCGATTCAACAGAGAGCGGCGATGGTGGAGCCACTGGAGCTCCTGATTCAG TGGATGTCTCAAGGGTGAACACTGATAATGTCCTTGAATATCGAGATCCACAATATGACACCATGCTTAGTCAGATGGTGGGTAGAATTAGATCGAAACCCGGAGGGAAACTTGAAATGGATGAG GCATTTGTTGTGGAGAGATATAATCGGCCCTTGCCTAAGCTGCGGGATACAAAGCCTGGATCAGGGCAGTATGAAGAAAACTCAGTTCCTCCAGGAACCTTGAATGTAGCCCAACTGCGGCAAATCATCCTTCTGCATGAAGGCAAGGCAGATGTCCATGATGGCCCTATGGATATTGATCAGATTGCCAAGAAGTTCCGGGTTGAAACTCTGGAGATTCAGAGGATCTTGCAATTCCTATCACTGCCTCCAGAAGACAGCAGCAAAGAGAAAGACAGGCTTTGA